In a genomic window of Paraburkholderia phenazinium:
- a CDS encoding MFS transporter yields the protein MNLLAREPAAGPPVSNVLSITLVCFAVSMIDGFDTLMLSFVAPLLAKSLQIDHATLGRVFGAGFIGTVLGSLIVGPLADRFGRRPMLLLALGVTGVFTLGCAFATSATMLAALRFIGGLGMGGAIPPVAAITAESSSPQRRSSLVILMFIGFPLGAVVGGAITAALMVRFGWPFVFLMGGAFALLVLIPVLLVIPTHALSRDERAAARQQAAARGLHVVSGVFAGGRLPATLALWFGVLSSMILSGFLVSFMPTMLNMNGVEPGRAALGSVVLNFGAIGGALVLSAMVGKRGPFVPVSLSFIGGALLTAALGHLIGAGNLALAMLFAVGAFLVGGQLTFPAIASHLFPADVRAAGIGWALAIGRLGSIIGPVVGGILLSQHLAFDTLFMLAALLAVAAALGIALANLLRPREENGPLPPARSFAIPGSELGEAGNGKH from the coding sequence ATGAACCTACTTGCACGAGAGCCTGCTGCAGGTCCACCGGTCAGCAACGTGCTGAGCATTACGCTGGTGTGCTTTGCGGTCTCGATGATCGACGGCTTCGACACGCTGATGCTGTCGTTCGTCGCGCCGTTGCTCGCGAAGTCGCTGCAGATCGATCACGCTACCCTGGGCCGCGTCTTCGGTGCGGGATTTATCGGCACGGTGCTGGGGTCGCTGATCGTCGGGCCGCTGGCCGACCGCTTCGGGCGGCGGCCAATGCTCCTGCTGGCGCTCGGTGTGACCGGCGTGTTCACACTCGGCTGTGCATTTGCCACATCGGCGACGATGCTGGCCGCGCTGCGCTTTATCGGCGGTCTCGGGATGGGCGGCGCCATTCCGCCGGTTGCCGCCATCACCGCGGAAAGCAGTTCGCCGCAACGGCGCTCATCCCTGGTCATCCTGATGTTCATCGGCTTTCCGCTTGGCGCGGTGGTCGGCGGCGCGATTACCGCGGCCTTGATGGTGCGCTTCGGCTGGCCATTCGTCTTCCTGATGGGCGGCGCCTTCGCCCTGCTCGTGCTGATCCCCGTGCTGCTCGTGATCCCGACGCACGCGCTCAGCCGCGACGAACGGGCCGCCGCGCGGCAGCAAGCGGCGGCACGCGGTCTGCACGTAGTGAGCGGCGTGTTCGCCGGCGGCCGGCTCCCGGCAACCCTGGCGCTGTGGTTCGGCGTGTTGTCGAGCATGATCCTCTCGGGCTTTCTCGTCAGCTTCATGCCTACCATGCTCAACATGAACGGCGTCGAACCGGGTCGCGCGGCGCTCGGCTCTGTCGTGCTCAACTTCGGCGCGATCGGCGGCGCGCTGGTGCTGTCGGCGATGGTCGGCAAACGCGGCCCCTTCGTGCCAGTGTCGCTGTCGTTCATTGGCGGCGCGCTGTTGACGGCGGCGCTCGGCCACCTCATCGGCGCGGGGAACCTCGCGCTGGCGATGCTGTTCGCGGTGGGCGCGTTTCTGGTCGGCGGGCAGTTGACGTTTCCGGCTATCGCCAGCCATCTCTTTCCCGCCGACGTGCGAGCGGCCGGCATCGGCTGGGCGCTCGCCATCGGCCGGCTCGGTTCGATCATCGGGCCGGTGGTCGGCGGCATCCTGCTGTCGCAGCATCTGGCATTCGACACGCTGTTCATGCTCGCGGCGCTGCTGGCGGTGGCCGCTGCGCTCGGCATCGCGCTCGCCAATCTGCTGCGTCCACGCGAAGAGAATGGGCCGCTCCCGCCGGCCCGGTCTTTTGCAATCCCAGGTTCTGAGTTAGGAGAAGCCGGTAATGGCAAACATTGA
- a CDS encoding porin: MKKFALSTTALLALASPLAHAQSSITLYGIIDAGVTYFSNLNGHSAFVANDGSIQSNRWGLRGMEDIGGGSRVIFDLENGFNLYSGSMVQSGVLFSRQAWLGIANDRFGRLTLGKQYDFFWDDLTQFAMGSVAGQYSWHPGDFDHLAGTLHINNAVKYTSANYAGFQAGALYAFPSQSVSAGTGRVIAFGMHYSNGPLDLGAAYTDTHDLGLNGPSQAGTTFFPNLPATPVLANDVSSVGVGGDYHFGISTTRLLFTDTHFRIANDNGSMPTYEVNEILQVTPATTVMGGYWYSKLEAQKWQNATLLLDYALSKRTDVYTSATYLRASGGAAPVFLGGGAAPVFANGIYVGTGQSSTAVRVGIRTLF, translated from the coding sequence ATGAAAAAGTTTGCCTTGAGTACCACTGCCCTGCTTGCGCTGGCGAGCCCGTTAGCCCACGCGCAAAGCAGCATAACGCTGTACGGCATTATCGATGCGGGTGTCACCTATTTCAGCAACCTGAACGGCCATTCCGCCTTCGTTGCCAACGACGGATCGATCCAGTCGAACCGTTGGGGCCTACGCGGCATGGAGGATATCGGTGGGGGCTCGCGCGTCATCTTCGACCTGGAAAACGGCTTCAATCTTTACTCCGGGAGCATGGTGCAATCGGGCGTGCTGTTCAGCCGCCAGGCGTGGCTGGGCATCGCCAACGACCGATTCGGCCGGCTCACGCTCGGCAAGCAGTACGACTTCTTCTGGGACGACCTCACGCAGTTCGCGATGGGCTCAGTCGCCGGCCAATACTCCTGGCACCCCGGCGATTTCGATCACCTGGCCGGCACTTTGCACATCAACAACGCCGTCAAGTACACCTCAGCGAACTACGCGGGGTTTCAGGCCGGCGCACTGTACGCGTTTCCTTCGCAATCCGTATCGGCAGGAACAGGACGGGTGATTGCGTTCGGGATGCACTATTCGAACGGGCCGCTGGATCTCGGCGCCGCGTACACCGATACGCACGACCTCGGTCTGAACGGACCCAGCCAGGCGGGCACCACGTTCTTCCCCAATCTCCCTGCCACGCCGGTACTGGCGAACGACGTCAGCAGCGTCGGGGTGGGCGGCGACTATCACTTCGGCATCAGTACGACGCGGCTGCTGTTCACCGATACGCATTTCCGCATCGCCAACGACAACGGCTCGATGCCGACGTATGAAGTGAACGAAATCCTCCAGGTCACACCGGCGACCACGGTAATGGGCGGCTACTGGTACAGCAAGCTCGAAGCGCAGAAGTGGCAGAACGCGACGCTGCTGCTCGATTACGCCCTGTCCAAGCGCACCGATGTCTACACGAGCGCGACCTATCTGCGCGCCTCGGGCGGCGCCGCACCGGTTTTCCTCGGCGGCGGGGCAGCGCCGGTGTTTGCCAACGGGATCTATGTCGGCACCGGCCAGTCTTCCACGGCGGTACGGGTCGGCATCCGCACGTTGTTCTAG
- a CDS encoding CHAT domain-containing protein, with translation MSVLEIKECGFDSRGVMRVAITYLHANGSKTASADLAPVWTEDDWRLHRWYFEDFLTGRDGHVPRLANVALDRMADIGVNLFRQVFDGGEETRRLWAEVSQALRGLRVEIEEADPRTRLFPWELLRPERNAASVSLAVSSFVFRIAQSHMSTKLGRPTLMRHGARRPVELDESRPYRVLFVICRPFDDSDVEYRAVARPVLAALEQRNHLGITLDLLRPPTFRRLCVVLKEAADAGRPYQIVHFDGHGTWEHLEGSSGFRGYALFEPELQGRSLVPGDKLGMALNAGSVKLLIMNACRSAYTQSSGALSARGIDGLPMAADAAMPVAYEVAANGVDSVIAMRYNVGVETAAQFVVQLYDGISQGGELADIFSDARRDLAFAHGQQPASECWQLPVLVQSKTVQFRTNESTVGRRRARSGKHRNMFSDGIPPAPEGGVIGQDYALLAIDRALVKYQAVMLVGPPYAGKSVLAQEFARWCSLTHHPGGHGAVAPFEKVIYREFVGALAAQDTLCDSICRALPIAVDDSFSITTATSRQLLKSTLLIVDCSVEVASSKVSGDRPGSSGGGKLGDLIRSLLHAGLRIVWVSRSPVRSLLPEKSTVAFSLRRLSPDASRALAGECLSRECVDDDRLLSLLVATSRGLPGVIRWIIDRARINATGTTQSFQQALDALLQGFVVNGIFDARQPNSVYEALCASIDRRYQAGERRDLALIALFQGFFQLVTLRNLKCGLDSLEVDAHANSQRHWGDLLQRAESDYLLQSWGSEAYAIHPFGRAILVRWFEEHFGEFARSAFDETGMAAVGAYVKAAVELGDWLQSRADVGRAAAVHAFALEISNLVAAFDYALDLKDLESAVALLFAIKIQSQYAPTSNEWLGMFLRARTAIEAQLAKGSSLPPLSQAVWLELAIAASEGASESQRARAHYFSFCEQWMRSTMQDPASQRSPEAVQARFRYVHAVLSAEDMLARNGVAYLERTLREAADVAFAIDRPRLQAQALVSLAKLYYGGAPPDETWTGKLEEAEACLMRVLDQEGEVDVPTCAAAFFYLGCICVKRFYRSADEASDTDEQNRLLECARENFLRSAAYNELPAAGIDDDLKSMLYDELGFVSRALGDVEGVERYFQKSMALARKIGDEHGAAVACRNLGAALTSFGSTYLARLYLLESRRSFVRLQREGDVQAAAEIVTCRELYDHFFHEEMPDTGE, from the coding sequence ATGAGCGTCCTTGAGATCAAGGAGTGCGGTTTCGACAGCCGCGGCGTGATGAGGGTGGCGATCACCTACCTCCACGCCAACGGTTCAAAGACCGCGTCTGCCGACCTCGCACCAGTCTGGACCGAAGACGACTGGAGGCTTCATCGCTGGTATTTTGAGGACTTTCTCACGGGACGAGACGGCCATGTTCCGCGACTCGCGAACGTGGCGTTGGACCGCATGGCCGATATCGGGGTGAATCTGTTTCGGCAGGTCTTTGATGGCGGCGAGGAAACCCGTCGACTTTGGGCCGAAGTCTCACAGGCGCTTCGCGGATTGCGAGTCGAGATCGAGGAGGCGGATCCGCGGACAAGGTTGTTTCCATGGGAACTGCTGCGTCCAGAACGCAACGCGGCGTCTGTATCGCTCGCTGTCAGCTCATTCGTGTTCCGCATTGCGCAGAGCCATATGTCGACGAAACTGGGCCGGCCGACCTTAATGCGTCATGGCGCGAGGCGGCCCGTAGAATTAGATGAATCGCGCCCGTATCGTGTGCTGTTCGTTATCTGTCGTCCGTTCGACGACAGTGACGTCGAATATAGGGCCGTCGCTCGTCCGGTACTTGCCGCCCTTGAACAGCGAAACCACCTGGGAATCACGCTTGACCTGCTGCGTCCCCCTACGTTCCGAAGATTATGCGTAGTACTGAAAGAGGCGGCCGATGCGGGTCGACCTTACCAGATCGTTCATTTTGACGGACATGGAACATGGGAGCATCTCGAGGGCAGCAGCGGCTTTCGTGGATATGCCTTGTTTGAACCCGAACTGCAAGGCCGGAGTCTTGTCCCCGGCGACAAGCTGGGAATGGCGTTGAACGCCGGCTCCGTCAAGCTGCTGATCATGAACGCGTGCCGTTCCGCCTATACGCAATCCAGTGGAGCGTTGTCGGCGCGGGGCATTGACGGTTTGCCCATGGCTGCGGATGCGGCGATGCCCGTTGCCTACGAAGTTGCCGCCAACGGTGTGGATAGCGTCATCGCCATGCGTTACAACGTTGGCGTCGAAACCGCAGCGCAGTTTGTCGTCCAGTTGTACGACGGTATAAGCCAAGGTGGCGAGCTTGCCGATATTTTCTCCGACGCAAGACGTGATCTAGCGTTCGCACACGGCCAGCAGCCGGCCTCCGAATGCTGGCAGTTGCCTGTCCTTGTTCAAAGCAAGACGGTGCAATTCCGGACGAATGAATCGACGGTCGGTCGACGGCGCGCGCGGTCCGGGAAGCATCGGAACATGTTTTCGGACGGCATCCCACCTGCTCCGGAAGGTGGCGTGATCGGCCAGGACTATGCTTTGCTTGCGATTGACCGAGCCCTCGTGAAGTATCAGGCGGTCATGCTCGTCGGGCCGCCGTACGCGGGAAAGTCCGTGCTTGCTCAAGAGTTTGCGCGTTGGTGTTCACTCACGCATCATCCTGGCGGACACGGAGCGGTCGCGCCCTTCGAAAAGGTCATCTATCGGGAGTTTGTCGGCGCGTTAGCCGCGCAGGACACGCTGTGCGATAGCATTTGCAGGGCACTGCCTATCGCGGTGGATGATTCGTTCTCCATCACTACCGCGACGAGCAGGCAGCTCCTGAAATCAACGTTGCTGATCGTGGATTGCAGTGTCGAGGTGGCGTCATCCAAAGTTTCCGGTGATAGGCCCGGAAGCTCAGGTGGCGGCAAGCTCGGCGATCTTATTCGCTCGCTGCTCCATGCGGGGCTCAGGATTGTCTGGGTATCGAGAAGTCCAGTCCGGTCGCTCCTTCCCGAGAAATCGACAGTAGCGTTCTCCCTGCGACGTCTGAGTCCAGACGCCTCGCGGGCCCTGGCGGGCGAGTGTCTTTCCCGGGAGTGCGTTGACGACGACCGCTTGCTCTCACTTCTCGTTGCGACGTCACGAGGCTTGCCCGGTGTTATCCGATGGATCATCGATCGCGCGCGTATCAATGCCACAGGGACAACGCAGTCCTTCCAGCAAGCGTTGGATGCGTTGCTGCAAGGCTTCGTGGTGAACGGCATTTTCGACGCCAGGCAGCCGAACAGTGTCTATGAAGCACTGTGCGCTTCCATCGACAGGCGATATCAAGCCGGCGAGCGAAGAGATCTCGCTCTCATCGCGCTGTTTCAAGGATTCTTCCAACTGGTCACACTCCGCAACCTGAAATGTGGACTGGATAGTCTCGAAGTTGACGCGCACGCTAACTCGCAGCGGCATTGGGGCGATCTGCTTCAGCGCGCGGAGAGCGATTATCTGCTGCAGTCCTGGGGAAGCGAAGCCTATGCCATTCATCCCTTTGGCCGAGCAATTTTGGTCCGCTGGTTTGAAGAGCACTTCGGAGAATTTGCACGTTCGGCATTTGACGAGACGGGGATGGCCGCTGTCGGCGCTTATGTGAAGGCGGCTGTCGAATTGGGCGACTGGCTGCAGTCCAGGGCCGACGTCGGTCGCGCCGCGGCGGTTCACGCGTTTGCGCTTGAAATATCCAATCTCGTCGCCGCATTCGACTATGCACTCGATTTAAAGGACTTGGAATCGGCAGTCGCACTTCTCTTCGCCATAAAAATCCAGTCGCAGTACGCACCAACTTCCAACGAATGGTTGGGGATGTTCTTACGAGCACGCACTGCCATTGAGGCGCAGCTCGCAAAAGGCTCCAGCTTGCCGCCGCTTAGCCAGGCCGTGTGGCTGGAGTTGGCAATTGCAGCGTCCGAGGGAGCGAGTGAATCGCAGAGGGCAAGGGCTCACTACTTCAGCTTTTGCGAGCAATGGATGCGTTCCACCATGCAAGACCCCGCATCGCAGCGGTCACCGGAGGCCGTTCAGGCAAGGTTTCGCTATGTCCATGCGGTTCTCAGCGCTGAAGACATGCTTGCGAGAAATGGCGTCGCCTACCTTGAGAGAACATTGCGCGAGGCCGCTGATGTGGCCTTCGCAATCGACCGGCCGCGCCTGCAAGCGCAGGCACTGGTTAGCCTGGCCAAACTCTACTACGGGGGTGCTCCGCCCGACGAAACGTGGACGGGCAAACTGGAGGAAGCTGAAGCATGTTTGATGAGAGTGCTCGATCAGGAGGGCGAAGTTGATGTGCCAACCTGTGCGGCGGCCTTTTTTTATCTTGGCTGTATTTGCGTCAAGAGATTCTATCGGAGCGCTGACGAAGCGAGCGATACGGACGAGCAAAACCGGTTGCTGGAATGCGCGCGTGAAAATTTTCTGCGCTCGGCGGCATACAATGAACTGCCCGCTGCGGGGATTGATGACGATCTGAAATCCATGCTCTATGACGAGCTCGGATTTGTGTCGAGGGCTCTCGGGGATGTGGAGGGTGTGGAGCGATACTTTCAGAAGTCGATGGCGCTGGCTCGCAAGATAGGCGACGAACATGGCGCCGCTGTGGCATGTCGAAACCTGGGTGCTGCCTTGACATCTTTTGGTTCAACTTATCTCGCCCGGCTTTATCTTCTCGAATCGCGACGAAGCTTCGTGCGTCTTCAACGAGAGGGGGACGTACAGGCAGCGGCGGAAATAGTCACTTGCCGTGAGCTCTACGATCATTTCTTTCACGAAGAAATGCCTGACACCGGTGAGTAG